A section of the Hevea brasiliensis isolate MT/VB/25A 57/8 unplaced genomic scaffold, ASM3005281v1 Scaf315, whole genome shotgun sequence genome encodes:
- the LOC110671266 gene encoding heavy metal-associated isoprenylated plant protein 47-like isoform X2 has protein sequence MKQKIVIKVTTCCDKCRSKALKTAATVAGVNSVALEGDDKEKLVVIGERVDAACLTKALRKKVNFAILESVEEVKPQEEKNDDNKPTPPCWVERPRCELVSVVYDTNPETCTIV, from the exons ATGAAA CAAAAGATAGTCATCAAGGTGACGACTTGTTGCGATAAATGCCGAAGCAAGGCCTTGAAGACAGCCGCTACTGTAGCTG GTGTGAATTCGGTGGCATTAGAAGGAGATGACAAAGAAAAGTTGGTGGTGATAGGAGAAAGGGTGGATGCAGCCTGCTTGACCAAGGCCCTTCGGAAGAAGGTGAATTTTGCAATCTTAGAAAGCGTAGAAGAGGTGAAGCCccaagaggaaaagaatgatgatAACAAACCAACTCCACCTTGTTGGGTAGAAAGACCTCGTTGTGAATTGGTTAGTGTGGTTTATGATACAAATCCAGAAACTTGCACCATTGTGTaa
- the LOC110671266 gene encoding heavy metal-associated isoprenylated plant protein 47-like isoform X1, which yields MLQQKIVIKVTTCCDKCRSKALKTAATVAGVNSVALEGDDKEKLVVIGERVDAACLTKALRKKVNFAILESVEEVKPQEEKNDDNKPTPPCWVERPRCELVSVVYDTNPETCTIV from the exons ATGCTGCAGCAAAAGATAGTCATCAAGGTGACGACTTGTTGCGATAAATGCCGAAGCAAGGCCTTGAAGACAGCCGCTACTGTAGCTG GTGTGAATTCGGTGGCATTAGAAGGAGATGACAAAGAAAAGTTGGTGGTGATAGGAGAAAGGGTGGATGCAGCCTGCTTGACCAAGGCCCTTCGGAAGAAGGTGAATTTTGCAATCTTAGAAAGCGTAGAAGAGGTGAAGCCccaagaggaaaagaatgatgatAACAAACCAACTCCACCTTGTTGGGTAGAAAGACCTCGTTGTGAATTGGTTAGTGTGGTTTATGATACAAATCCAGAAACTTGCACCATTGTGTaa